In Shinella sp. XGS7, a single genomic region encodes these proteins:
- a CDS encoding putative motility protein, producing the protein MDISSSGNLALINNLNSSPAGSVQSSAQLMVLKKAMDMQGQGALELLNSVPAQPALATSGHLGTQLNVYA; encoded by the coding sequence ATGGACATCAGCAGCAGCGGCAATCTCGCCCTGATCAACAATCTGAACTCCTCGCCCGCGGGCTCGGTGCAGTCCAGCGCCCAGCTGATGGTGCTGAAGAAGGCCATGGACATGCAGGGCCAGGGTGCGCTGGAACTGCTGAACTCGGTGCCCGCTCAGCCCGCCCTGGCCACCAGCGGCCATCTCGGCACCCAGCTCAACGTCTACGCCTGA